Proteins encoded together in one Piliocolobus tephrosceles isolate RC106 chromosome 15, ASM277652v3, whole genome shotgun sequence window:
- the SPRED2 gene encoding sprouty-related, EVH1 domain-containing protein 2 — protein sequence MTEETHPDDDSYIVRVKAVVMTRDDSSGGWFPQEGGGISRVGVCKVMHPEGNGRSGFLIHGERQKDKLVVLECYVRKDLVYTKANPTFHHWKVDNRKFGLTFQSPADARAFDRGVRKAIEDLIEGSTTSSSTIHNEAELGDDDVFTTATDSSSNSSQKREQPTRTISSPTSCEHRRIYTLGHLHDSYPTDHYHLDQPMPRPYRQVSFPDDDEEIVRINPREKIWMTGYEDYRHAPVRGKYPDPSEDADSSYVRFAKGEVPKHDYNYPYVDSSDFGLGEDPKGRGGSVIKTQPSRGKSRRRKEDGERSRCVYCRDMFNHEENRRGHCQDAPDSVRTCIRRVSCMWCADSMLYHCMSDPEGDYTDPCSCDTSDEKFCLRWMALIALSFLAPCMCCYLPLRACYHCGVMCRCCGGKHKAAA from the exons TGACAGCTATATTGTGCGTGTCAAGGCTGTGGTTATGACCAGAGATGACTCCAGCGGGGGATGGTTCCCACAGGAAGGAGGCGGGATCAGTCGTGTCGGGGTCTGTAAGGTCATGCACCCTGAAGGCAATGGACGAAGCGGCTTTCTCATCCATGGTGAACGACAGAAAGACAAACTG GTGGTATTGGAATGCTATGTAAGAAAGGACTTGGTCTACACCAAAGCCAATCCAACGTTTCATCATTGGAAGGTCGATAATAGGAAGTTTGGACTTACTTTCCAAAGCCCTGCTGATGCCCGAGCCTTTGACAGGGGAGTAAGGAAAGCAATCGAAGACCTTATAGAAG gttCAACAACATCATCTTCCACCATCCATAATGAAGCTGAGCTTGGAGATGATGACGTTTTTACA ACAGCTACAGACAGTTCTTCTAATTCCTCTCAGAAGAGAGAGCAACCTACTCGGACAATCTCCTCTCCCACATCCTGTGAGCACCGGAGGATTTATACCCTGGGCCACCTCCACGACTCATACCCTACGGACCACTATCACCTCGATCAG CCGATGCCAAGGCCCTACCGCCAGGTGAGCTTCCCGGACGACGACGAGGAGATCGTGCGCATCAACCCCCGGGAGAAGATCTGGATGACCGGGTACGAGGATTACCGGCACGCGCCCGTTAGGGGCAAGTACCCGGACCCCTCGGAGGACGCAGACTCCTCCTACGTGCGCTTCGCCAAGGGCGAGGTCCCCAAGCACGACTACAACTACCCCTACGTGGACTCCTCAGACTTTGGCCTCGGTGAGGACCCCAAAGGCCGCGGGGGCAGCGTGATCAAGACGCAGCCCTCCCGGGGCAAGTCGCGGCGGCGGAAGGAGGACGGAGAGCGCTCGCGGTGCGTGTACTGCAGGGACATGTTCAACCACGAGGAGAACCGCAGGGGTCACTGCCAGGACGCGCCCGACTCCGTGAGAACTTGCATCCGCCGGGTGAGCTGCATGTGGTGCGCGGACAGCATGCTCTATCACTGTATGTCGGACCCCGAGGGAGACTATACAGACCCTTGCTCGTGCGATACTAGCGACGAGAAGTTTTGCCTCCGGTGGATGGCTCTTATTGCCTTGTCTTTCCTGGCCCCCTGTATGTGCTGTTACCTGCCCCTTCGGGCCTGCTACCACTGCGGAGTGATGTGTAGGTGCTGTGGCGGGAAGCACAAAGCGGCCGCGTGA